The genomic segment TGGACTGGTGTTCGTGGAGCTCGACGAGGCCTCCAATGAGGAACTGAAGGAACAGGTCGCCGCTATGGCGGCGGAGAATGCCGAGCTGCGTGCCGCGCTCGCTATACGCGACTCACCCATCGCCGAGCTCGAGGCTCGGCTGTCGGATCTCGAGGAGCGCCTCGGGCGCAACCCGCGCAACTCCTCGATGCCGCCGTCGGCCGAAGGGCTCGGAAGGCTCCCCGCCGGAAACCGTGCACAGCGCCGGGCGTAGGCGCGTCGCCAGGGAAAGCAGCCCGGCGCGGAGGGCAATCACCTCGCGAAGGTGGCCGACCCCGACGAGGTGCTTGTCCACGCGCCTTCGGCGTGCCCGGACTGCGGGGCGGAGCTGAGCGATGCCGAGGTGGTCGACGATGAGGTCCGCCAGGTCTTCGACCTCCCGAAGATCCGACCCTACGTGAGAGAGCACCACCTGCTGCGGC from the Acidimicrobiales bacterium genome contains:
- a CDS encoding DUF6444 domain-containing protein, giving the protein MELDEASNEELKEQVAAMAAENAELRAALAIRDSPIAELEARLSDLEERLGRNPRNSSMPPSAEGLGRLPAGNRAQRRA
- a CDS encoding IS66 family transposase zinc-finger binding domain-containing protein; its protein translation is MADPDEVLVHAPSACPDCGAELSDAEVVDDEVRQVFDLPKIRPYVREHHLLRLRCRCGCEVKAEAPREATAPACYGYGVRALACYLAVHQ